In Ruminococcaceae bacterium BL-4, one DNA window encodes the following:
- a CDS encoding Galactose-1-phosphate uridylyltransferase, with amino-acid sequence MAELRWNPLLKDWHMIASNRQNRPQMPKDYCPFCPSFGNVPDYEVMEYDNDFPALTQNPSEPDPVGNEFFKVAPNYGKCEVILYSPGHTITLPQLSDSHMRKLVDLWCERFLKMAEDKKIKYVFPFENRGDVVGVTMPHPHGQMYGYPFIPKRIQVEAESAKEYYSKNGKCLFCEMLNQEKKAKSRIILENEFYTVYQPFYTDYPYGVYLIPNRHVAYLTELTDAEKDALGITVRDTVGMLDSLFDDRFPYMMCMYSAPVNAGDYEKDFHYHIKFFPPMRSAEKQKFNASSETGAWANCNPTCPEETSKELRAAYQKYLKNRPVQNQ; translated from the coding sequence ATGGCTGAATTAAGATGGAATCCACTTTTAAAGGATTGGCATATGATTGCGAGCAACCGACAGAATCGGCCGCAGATGCCAAAAGATTACTGCCCATTTTGTCCGAGCTTTGGGAATGTGCCGGATTATGAGGTAATGGAGTATGATAATGATTTTCCGGCGCTGACCCAGAATCCTTCGGAGCCCGACCCGGTGGGGAATGAATTTTTTAAGGTCGCACCAAACTACGGAAAATGTGAAGTGATTCTTTATTCTCCCGGACATACAATAACGCTTCCGCAGCTTTCGGATAGTCATATGAGAAAATTGGTGGACTTATGGTGTGAACGCTTTTTAAAAATGGCAGAGGACAAAAAAATCAAATATGTGTTTCCGTTTGAAAACCGCGGGGATGTTGTGGGCGTCACGATGCCGCATCCCCATGGACAAATGTATGGATATCCTTTTATTCCAAAGCGGATACAGGTTGAAGCTGAGAGTGCAAAGGAGTATTATAGTAAGAACGGGAAGTGCCTGTTCTGTGAAATGCTGAATCAGGAGAAAAAAGCAAAGTCACGAATTATTTTGGAAAATGAATTTTATACGGTTTATCAGCCGTTTTATACGGATTATCCCTATGGGGTTTATCTGATCCCCAACCGTCATGTGGCATATCTTACTGAGTTGACGGATGCGGAAAAAGATGCTTTGGGGATCACGGTCCGTGATACTGTTGGAATGCTGGACTCTCTTTTTGATGATCGGTTTCCTTATATGATGTGTATGTATAGTGCTCCGGTCAATGCCGGAGATTATGAAAAAGATTTTCACTATCATATTAAATTCTTCCCGCCGATGCGCAGCGCGGAAAAACAGAAGTTTAATGCTTCCAGCGAAACGGGAGCATGGGCTAACTGCAATCCGACCTGCCCGGAAGAAACCAGCAAAGAACTGCGCGCGGCTTATCAGAAATATCTCAAGAACCGTCCCGTGCAGAATCAGTAA